The following coding sequences lie in one Flavobacterium cyclinae genomic window:
- the fabG gene encoding 3-oxoacyl-[acyl-carrier-protein] reductase, which translates to MKLLEGKVAIITGASRGIGSGIAKVFAEQGANVAFTYSSSVESAMALENELNALGIKAKGYQSNAADFNEAQKLVDDVIAEFGTIDVLINNAGITKDNLLMRMSEEDFDKVIEINLKSVFNMTKAVQKIMLKNRKGSIVNMSSVVGVKGNAGQANYAASKAGMNGFTKSIALELGSRNIRCNAIAPGFIETEMTAKLNEDVVKGWRDAIPLKRGGTPEDVANVCVFLASDMSAYVTGQVINVDGGMLT; encoded by the coding sequence ATGAAATTATTAGAAGGAAAAGTTGCCATTATTACAGGTGCAAGCCGAGGAATAGGTAGCGGAATTGCAAAAGTTTTTGCAGAGCAAGGTGCTAATGTTGCGTTTACATATAGTTCATCTGTTGAATCTGCAATGGCGTTAGAAAATGAATTAAATGCTTTAGGAATTAAAGCAAAAGGATATCAATCAAATGCTGCGGATTTTAATGAAGCTCAAAAATTAGTAGATGATGTAATTGCTGAGTTTGGAACTATCGATGTATTAATTAATAATGCTGGAATTACAAAAGACAACTTATTAATGAGAATGTCTGAAGAAGATTTTGATAAAGTTATCGAAATTAACTTGAAATCGGTTTTCAATATGACAAAAGCAGTGCAAAAAATTATGTTGAAAAACCGTAAAGGTTCTATCGTAAATATGAGTAGTGTAGTAGGAGTAAAAGGAAACGCTGGTCAAGCTAACTATGCTGCTTCTAAAGCAGGTATGAACGGATTTACAAAATCAATTGCTTTAGAATTAGGCTCAAGAAATATTCGTTGTAATGCTATTGCACCAGGATTTATTGAAACTGAAATGACGGCTAAACTGAACGAAGACGTAGTAAAAGGTTGGAGAGATGCTATTCCTTTAAAACGCGGTGGAACTCCTGAAGATGTTGCAAACGTTTGTGTTTTCTTAGCATCAGATATGAGTGCCTATGTTACAGGTCAAGTTATTAATGTTGACGGTGGAATGTTAACGTAA
- a CDS encoding cytochrome-c peroxidase has translation MRNQIFLSLFAICGLTSCSNSSDNYEEIPQYPFVEAEFGSTIDLNNLANYANQTVPSYITKDNSQGNAITDAGATLGRVLFYDKNLSSNNTISCASCHKQEFAFSDTDVASTGVNGTTGRHSMRLINVKFATETKFFWNERAINLETQTTMPIKDHGEMGFSGENGDMSFDDLITRLNGIGYYKELFKFVYGTEEITEAKIQSALAQFIRSIQSFDSKYDTGRALAANDGQPFSNFTAQENMGKNLFLTPPTFNSNSVRTSGGLGCGGCHRAPEFDIDPNSLSNGFGGSINGGPDLTNTKAPTLRNLIQTNETLNGPMMHTGIITSLQAAIGHYGNLTTAAQNNSNLDPRLKPNGIGQQLNLNATEMDAVIAFLKTLSGTDVYTNQKWSNPFN, from the coding sequence ATGAGAAACCAAATTTTTCTTAGTCTCTTTGCGATATGTGGATTGACTTCTTGTAGCAATAGTTCTGATAATTACGAAGAAATTCCGCAATATCCTTTTGTTGAAGCTGAATTTGGTTCTACAATTGATTTAAACAACTTAGCTAACTATGCAAATCAAACTGTGCCTTCCTACATTACTAAAGATAATTCACAAGGAAATGCAATAACCGATGCTGGTGCTACTTTAGGTCGTGTACTTTTTTACGATAAAAATCTATCTTCAAACAACACCATTTCATGTGCTAGCTGTCATAAGCAAGAATTTGCATTTAGTGATACCGATGTTGCTAGTACTGGAGTAAATGGAACAACCGGAAGACATTCTATGCGCTTGATAAATGTGAAATTTGCTACAGAAACTAAGTTTTTTTGGAATGAACGTGCTATAAACCTTGAAACTCAAACTACCATGCCTATTAAAGATCATGGAGAAATGGGATTTAGTGGAGAAAATGGCGATATGTCATTCGATGATTTAATCACCCGATTAAATGGAATTGGATATTATAAGGAACTATTTAAATTTGTTTATGGTACAGAAGAAATTACAGAAGCAAAAATACAAAGTGCACTAGCCCAATTTATAAGAAGTATTCAATCATTTGATTCAAAATATGATACTGGAAGAGCCTTAGCTGCAAATGACGGACAACCTTTTTCTAATTTCACTGCTCAAGAAAATATGGGTAAAAACTTGTTTTTAACTCCACCTACTTTCAATTCTAATTCTGTAAGAACTTCAGGTGGATTAGGATGTGGCGGTTGTCATAGAGCGCCAGAGTTTGATATTGATCCTAATTCTTTGAGCAATGGTTTTGGTGGTTCAATTAATGGCGGACCAGATCTTACTAATACAAAAGCACCTACTTTACGAAATTTAATTCAAACAAATGAAACATTAAACGGACCTATGATGCATACTGGTATTATTACTAGTTTACAAGCTGCTATTGGTCATTATGGAAATCTTACTACTGCAGCTCAAAACAATTCTAATCTTGATCCAAGACTTAAACCAAACGGCATAGGACAACAATTAAATTTAAATGCTACTGAAATGGATGCTGTAATTGCGTTTTTAAAAACATTATCGGGTACAGATGTTTATACGAATCAAAAATGGTCAAATCCATTCAATTAA
- the rplI gene encoding 50S ribosomal protein L9, giving the protein MELILKQDVQNLGFKDDVVTVKNGYGRNYLIPQGFAILATPSAKKVLAENLKQKAHKEAKLVADAKSLAEALKALEIKITAKAGGDKLFGSVTSANIVEALEANGHSIEKKFITSGVVKRVGKYTASVRLHRDVIVELPYEIVGEKA; this is encoded by the coding sequence ATGGAACTTATCTTAAAACAAGACGTTCAAAATTTAGGATTTAAAGATGACGTAGTAACAGTTAAAAACGGTTATGGTCGTAATTATTTAATTCCTCAAGGTTTTGCTATTTTAGCAACTCCATCAGCTAAAAAAGTATTAGCTGAAAACTTAAAGCAAAAAGCTCACAAAGAAGCTAAATTAGTTGCTGATGCAAAATCTTTAGCTGAAGCTTTAAAAGCTTTAGAAATTAAAATTACTGCTAAAGCAGGTGGTGATAAATTGTTTGGTTCAGTTACTAGTGCTAACATCGTTGAAGCATTAGAAGCTAACGGACATTCAATTGAGAAAAAATTCATTACTAGTGGTGTAGTAAAACGTGTAGGTAAATATACTGCAAGCGTAAGATTACATAGAGATGTTATCGTTGAATTACCATACGAAATTGTAGGTGAGAAAGCATAA
- the rpsR gene encoding 30S ribosomal protein S18, producing the protein MSTLEQSAKGKKDGDIRYLTPLNIDTNKTKKYCRFKKSGIKYIDYKDADFLLKFVNEQGKILPRRLTGTSLKYQRKVSVAVKRARHLALMPYVADLLK; encoded by the coding sequence ATGTCTACTTTAGAGCAATCTGCAAAAGGGAAAAAAGACGGAGATATCAGATATCTTACGCCTTTAAACATAGATACAAACAAAACTAAAAAATACTGTCGTTTCAAAAAATCAGGTATTAAATATATCGATTATAAAGACGCAGACTTTTTATTAAAATTTGTTAACGAGCAAGGTAAAATTTTACCAAGACGTTTAACAGGTACTTCATTAAAATACCAAAGAAAAGTTTCTGTAGCTGTTAAAAGAGCACGTCACTTAGCTTTAATGCCATACGTGGCCGATTTATTAAAATAA
- the rpsF gene encoding 30S ribosomal protein S6, with amino-acid sequence MNHYETVFILNPVLSEQQIKETVSKFEDFLTSKGSEMVSKEDWGLKKLAYEIQHKKSGFYHLFEFKAPANIIAAFETEFRRDERVMRFLTVSLDKHAVAWAERRRAKLKSKTN; translated from the coding sequence ATGAATCATTATGAAACTGTTTTCATCTTGAATCCCGTTTTATCTGAACAACAGATAAAGGAAACAGTAAGCAAGTTTGAAGATTTTCTTACTTCTAAAGGGTCTGAGATGGTATCAAAAGAAGATTGGGGCTTAAAAAAATTAGCTTACGAAATTCAACACAAGAAAAGTGGATTTTATCACTTATTTGAATTCAAAGCGCCAGCTAACATTATTGCTGCATTTGAAACTGAGTTCCGTCGTGACGAGCGTGTAATGCGTTTTTTAACAGTGTCTTTAGATAAACACGCTGTAGCTTGGGCTGAAAGAAGAAGAGCTAAATTAAAATCTAAAACTAACTAA
- a CDS encoding LytR/AlgR family response regulator transcription factor: MKLNCIVVDDSSIQRMIITKLVNESTLLNLVGDFANAFEAKNCINNNPIDLIFLDIEMPLINGFDLLDGLKKKPQIIFITAKSDYAMKAFDYEATDFLQKPISKERFIKAIKKASELHILRNEIHEDAGESIVIKSNLKKLKIFVSKIKWVEAYGDYIKIVTDDESHLVLSTMKNFEKELPLNKFIRVHKSYIINLDRVEKFNSKFAEIGNTKIPLSRNKKEEIVKAIEKA, from the coding sequence ATGAAGTTGAATTGTATAGTTGTAGATGATAGTTCGATTCAAAGAATGATAATCACAAAATTAGTTAACGAATCAACATTATTAAATTTAGTAGGTGATTTTGCTAATGCTTTTGAAGCAAAAAATTGTATTAACAATAATCCCATTGATCTTATCTTCTTAGATATTGAAATGCCATTAATTAATGGTTTTGATCTTTTAGACGGACTTAAGAAAAAGCCTCAAATTATCTTTATTACGGCAAAATCGGATTATGCAATGAAAGCTTTTGATTATGAAGCTACTGATTTCCTTCAAAAACCAATTTCAAAAGAACGTTTCATTAAAGCTATAAAAAAAGCTAGTGAATTACATATTCTACGTAATGAAATTCATGAAGATGCTGGCGAGAGTATCGTAATCAAAAGCAACTTAAAGAAACTTAAAATATTTGTTTCTAAAATTAAGTGGGTTGAAGCTTATGGTGATTATATCAAAATTGTTACCGATGATGAAAGTCATTTAGTATTGTCTACCATGAAAAATTTCGAAAAAGAACTTCCTTTAAATAAATTTATTAGAGTTCACAAATCGTATATTATTAACTTAGATCGTGTGGAGAAATTCAATAGTAAGTTTGCCGAAATTGGAAATACAAAAATACCATTGAGCAGAAATAAAAAAGAGGAGATTGTAAAAGCTATTGAAAAAGCTTAA
- the priA gene encoding replication restart helicase PriA: MLYFIEVVLPLAVSKTFTYQVSEAEFHYIQIGMRVAVPFGKSKIFTALVLNKSNNPPQLYEAKEIHQILDEKPVVNYHQIEHWKWIASYYMCSLGEVFRSALPAGYILESETIISAKDNSEIDTNELKDDEYLILEALKSQTSITVQEVIKILGKKTVFPIINRLLAKGALVLQEEISEQYKPKLVRYIRLQDEFLQQERLAELLEVLSKAKKQRELVLHYFQLQAREKTPISVKKLIETSGSSSAIVKSLVDKTIFEEYYIAQDRVAFNKEENSHFSLSEAQLSAFESIRENLKSYDVNLLHGVTASGKTEIYIKLLEEYIKDGKQVLFLLPEIALTTQLVQRLTAYFGNEVAVFHSKYTNNERIEVWNQVLENSPKAKVVIGVRSALFLPFSNLGCIIVDEEHEQTFKQQDPAPRYHARDAAIVLAKQHGAKVVLGSATPSLETFYNVQTKKYGLTELKVRYGNVVLPEIQLVDLKDKYFRKKMSGHFSDELLEEITETLSKGEQVILFQNRRGFSPYVECMTCGHVPHCPSCDVSLTYYKFKNQLRCHYCGYTIANPTHCHSCQSVDLTTKGFGTEQIEMELKTLFPEKNIGRMDQDTTRGKFGFEKIIDSFKNREIDVLVGTQMLAKGLDFDNVTLVGILNADNLLNQPHFRAYERAYQMMMQVSGRAGRSEKKGKVVIQTYNTYHNTIQQVLNNDYMGMYKEQIYERQNFKYPPFFRLIKLTLKHRDFDKLKEGSMWLYNVLSQNLDMPVLGPEEPAINRIRNEYIRTIMVKIPVQKHLGNTKKNIAKVLMSFEAISQYRSIKVKVDVDVY; encoded by the coding sequence ATGCTGTATTTTATTGAAGTTGTTTTACCATTAGCGGTATCAAAAACCTTTACTTATCAAGTTTCTGAAGCCGAGTTTCACTACATTCAAATTGGAATGCGAGTAGCTGTTCCATTTGGTAAATCAAAGATTTTTACAGCATTGGTTTTAAATAAATCAAATAATCCTCCCCAATTATACGAAGCAAAAGAGATTCATCAAATTTTAGACGAAAAACCAGTTGTTAATTATCATCAAATTGAACATTGGAAATGGATAGCGTCCTATTATATGTGTTCGTTAGGTGAAGTTTTTCGTAGTGCTTTACCTGCAGGGTATATTTTGGAGAGCGAAACTATTATTTCAGCTAAAGACAATTCTGAAATTGACACTAATGAATTAAAAGATGATGAATATCTAATTTTAGAAGCTCTTAAAAGTCAAACTTCAATAACTGTTCAAGAAGTAATTAAGATTTTAGGAAAAAAAACGGTTTTTCCAATAATTAATCGATTATTAGCAAAAGGCGCTTTGGTTTTACAAGAAGAAATATCAGAGCAATATAAACCAAAACTAGTTCGATACATTAGATTACAAGACGAATTTCTGCAACAAGAAAGATTGGCAGAATTGTTAGAAGTGTTGTCAAAGGCAAAAAAACAACGCGAATTAGTTTTGCATTATTTTCAATTACAAGCTCGAGAAAAAACACCAATTTCTGTAAAAAAACTAATTGAAACATCCGGAAGTTCATCGGCTATTGTAAAATCTTTGGTAGATAAAACCATTTTTGAAGAGTATTATATTGCGCAAGATAGAGTTGCATTTAATAAAGAAGAGAATAGTCATTTTTCATTAAGTGAAGCACAATTATCTGCTTTTGAAAGTATTCGAGAAAATTTAAAAAGTTATGATGTAAATTTATTACATGGTGTTACAGCTTCGGGTAAAACGGAAATTTATATTAAACTTTTAGAAGAATATATAAAAGATGGAAAACAAGTGTTATTTCTGTTGCCCGAAATTGCATTAACCACACAATTAGTTCAGCGATTAACGGCTTATTTTGGAAATGAAGTTGCTGTTTTTCATTCGAAATATACTAATAACGAACGGATAGAAGTTTGGAATCAAGTTTTAGAAAATTCTCCTAAAGCAAAAGTGGTTATTGGGGTTCGCAGCGCTTTGTTTCTTCCGTTTTCTAATTTAGGATGTATAATTGTAGATGAAGAACATGAACAAACCTTCAAGCAACAAGATCCTGCACCACGATATCATGCACGTGATGCCGCTATAGTTTTAGCCAAGCAACATGGCGCAAAAGTGGTTTTAGGAAGTGCGACTCCATCTTTGGAAACCTTTTATAATGTACAAACTAAAAAGTATGGTTTAACTGAATTAAAAGTGCGTTACGGAAATGTAGTGTTGCCTGAAATTCAGTTGGTTGATTTAAAAGATAAATATTTCAGAAAAAAAATGTCGGGGCATTTTTCCGATGAATTATTGGAGGAAATTACGGAAACGTTATCGAAAGGTGAACAAGTGATATTGTTTCAAAACAGAAGAGGATTTTCACCTTATGTAGAATGTATGACGTGTGGACATGTGCCGCATTGTCCAAGTTGCGATGTAAGTCTGACTTATTATAAATTTAAAAATCAATTGCGTTGTCATTATTGTGGTTATACTATTGCAAATCCTACTCATTGTCATAGTTGTCAATCAGTTGATTTAACTACTAAAGGTTTCGGAACCGAACAAATTGAAATGGAATTGAAAACCCTTTTTCCAGAGAAAAACATTGGAAGAATGGATCAAGATACTACTCGTGGAAAATTCGGCTTTGAAAAAATTATCGATTCCTTCAAAAATAGAGAAATTGATGTATTAGTTGGAACACAAATGTTAGCCAAAGGGTTGGATTTTGATAATGTTACGCTTGTAGGAATTTTAAATGCCGATAATCTGTTGAATCAGCCTCATTTTAGAGCTTATGAAAGAGCATATCAGATGATGATGCAAGTTTCGGGTAGGGCAGGGCGTTCAGAGAAAAAAGGGAAAGTGGTAATTCAAACGTATAATACATATCATAATACCATTCAACAGGTTTTGAATAATGATTATATGGGAATGTATAAAGAGCAGATTTACGAACGTCAGAATTTTAAATATCCACCTTTTTTTAGATTGATAAAATTAACTTTAAAGCATCGTGATTTTGATAAATTGAAAGAAGGTTCAATGTGGTTGTATAATGTATTATCCCAAAATTTAGATATGCCCGTTTTGGGTCCGGAAGAGCCAGCGATTAATAGAATTCGTAATGAATATATTCGAACAATAATGGTTAAAATTCCGGTTCAGAAACATTTAGGGAATACCAAAAAAAATATTGCGAAAGTACTCATGAGTTTTGAAGCAATTTCGCAATATCGATCTATTAAGGTTAAAGTAGATGTTGATGTTTATTAA
- a CDS encoding chalcone isomerase family protein, which yields MRKQVITFLMLIATVFTVNAQKTVSGVKVDAKLNLENQSLVLNGAGTRVKLFMDMYVGALYLEKKSANANEIMNSKEAAAIKLNIVSGLITSDKMVSAINEGFENSTGKKTAPLKAKIDKFKGFFKEEIKKGDVFIIMYVPSEGIVVFKNGVKKGSIDGHDFKKALFGIWLCDKPADKGLKDEMLGK from the coding sequence ATGAGAAAACAAGTGATTACATTTTTAATGTTGATTGCAACTGTATTTACAGTTAATGCACAAAAAACAGTTTCAGGAGTTAAAGTTGATGCTAAGTTAAATCTAGAGAATCAATCTTTGGTTTTAAATGGTGCTGGAACACGTGTAAAATTATTTATGGATATGTATGTAGGAGCTCTTTATTTAGAAAAAAAGAGTGCTAATGCAAACGAAATCATGAATAGTAAAGAAGCTGCAGCTATTAAGCTAAACATTGTTTCAGGATTAATTACTTCTGATAAAATGGTTTCTGCTATTAATGAAGGTTTTGAGAATTCAACCGGAAAGAAAACAGCTCCATTGAAAGCTAAAATTGATAAGTTTAAAGGTTTCTTCAAAGAAGAAATTAAAAAAGGAGATGTTTTTATTATTATGTATGTTCCAAGTGAAGGAATTGTAGTTTTTAAAAATGGTGTTAAAAAAGGAAGTATTGATGGACACGATTTTAAAAAGGCATTGTTTGGAATTTGGTTATGTGATAAACCAGCAGATAAAGGATTAAAAGATGAAATGTTAGGAAAATAA
- a CDS encoding YihY/virulence factor BrkB family protein yields MSEEIENKLNKIPVVKQLVILIKSIKLKSLEGLSLYDILELYVLGIFRGAFSYRASAIAFSFFMALFPFALFILNLIPFIPLDNFQADFLRFVENGVPPNTYEAIEVILKDIMGTSHQGLLSSGFILSILLMTNGINAILGGFEMSAHITITRGFFRQYFISLAISLVLSMILLITVAAIVITEVMIQKINIRGYVADVSVIEWSRYGFILLMILITTSILYKYGTKETSTISFISYGAVFTTILFVLSSYIFGIYVTKFAKYNELYGSIGTLLVLMFYIWINCMVLLLGFELNATISKLKRKNLYI; encoded by the coding sequence ATGTCTGAAGAAATTGAAAATAAACTGAATAAAATACCCGTTGTAAAACAATTGGTTATTCTAATTAAATCTATAAAGTTAAAATCTTTAGAAGGATTGTCGCTTTATGATATTTTAGAATTATATGTTTTAGGAATTTTTAGAGGGGCATTTTCATACAGAGCTAGTGCTATTGCCTTTAGTTTTTTTATGGCATTATTTCCTTTTGCGCTCTTTATTTTAAATCTAATTCCGTTTATTCCCTTAGATAATTTTCAAGCAGATTTTTTGCGATTTGTTGAAAATGGTGTGCCTCCAAATACATATGAAGCCATTGAAGTCATATTAAAAGATATTATGGGAACAAGTCATCAAGGGTTGTTGTCTTCTGGTTTTATTTTGTCTATATTATTAATGACCAACGGAATTAATGCTATTTTAGGCGGATTTGAAATGTCGGCTCATATTACTATTACAAGAGGTTTTTTTAGGCAATATTTTATTTCTTTAGCAATATCGCTTGTCTTATCTATGATACTTCTTATTACTGTTGCTGCAATTGTGATTACTGAAGTAATGATTCAAAAAATAAATATTAGAGGTTATGTTGCTGATGTTTCAGTTATTGAATGGAGTAGATATGGTTTTATCTTATTAATGATATTAATTACCACTTCTATTTTATATAAATACGGCACAAAAGAAACGTCAACTATTTCTTTTATAAGTTATGGAGCCGTTTTTACTACTATATTATTTGTATTGTCGTCTTATATTTTTGGGATTTATGTAACAAAATTTGCTAAGTACAATGAGTTATATGGTTCAATTGGTACACTTCTTGTTTTAATGTTTTACATATGGATAAACTGTATGGTTTTGCTATTAGGTTTTGAATTAAATGCAACAATTTCTAAATTGAAAAGAAAAAATTTATATATTTAA
- the nadC gene encoding carboxylating nicotinate-nucleotide diphosphorylase produces the protein MISEAQFQKELELIISNAIREDVGDGDHSSLACIPSSVQGKAKLLVKDDGIIAGVEFAKMIFHYVDKDMKVETFINDGEKVKQGDVVFHVSGSSQSILKAERLVLNSMQRMSAIATKTKMFVDLLEGTKTKILDTRKTTPGIRAIEKWAVKIGGGENHRFALYDMIMLKDNHIDFAGGIPQAIAKTKQYLIDNNKDLKIIVEARDLDEVQQILAAGGVYRILLDNFDYEMTKKAVAMIGSQSLTESSGNINEKTIRHYAECGVDYISSGALTHSIYNMDLSLKAI, from the coding sequence ATGATTTCAGAAGCGCAATTTCAAAAAGAATTAGAATTAATTATAAGTAATGCCATTCGTGAGGATGTTGGAGATGGCGATCACAGTTCACTCGCGTGTATTCCATCTTCAGTGCAAGGAAAAGCGAAGTTATTAGTTAAAGATGATGGGATTATTGCTGGAGTAGAATTTGCCAAAATGATTTTTCATTATGTGGATAAAGACATGAAAGTGGAAACCTTTATCAATGATGGTGAAAAAGTAAAACAGGGTGATGTAGTATTTCATGTTTCTGGAAGTTCACAGTCTATTTTAAAAGCAGAACGTTTGGTATTGAATTCAATGCAACGTATGAGCGCTATCGCTACAAAAACTAAAATGTTTGTTGATTTGTTGGAAGGTACAAAAACTAAAATTTTAGATACTAGAAAAACCACACCTGGAATTCGTGCTATTGAAAAATGGGCAGTAAAAATTGGTGGTGGTGAAAATCATCGTTTTGCCTTATATGATATGATTATGTTAAAGGATAATCATATTGATTTTGCAGGTGGAATTCCGCAAGCTATAGCTAAAACAAAACAATATTTAATTGATAATAACAAAGATTTGAAAATTATTGTTGAAGCAAGAGATTTAGATGAAGTGCAACAAATTTTAGCTGCTGGTGGCGTTTACCGAATTTTATTAGACAATTTCGATTATGAAATGACGAAGAAAGCGGTTGCTATGATTGGAAGTCAATCGTTAACAGAATCTTCAGGTAATATCAATGAAAAAACCATTCGTCATTATGCTGAATGTGGTGTAGATTATATTTCTTCAGGTGCTTTAACGCATTCAATTTATAATATGGATTTAAGTTTAAAAGCAATATAA
- the sucC gene encoding ADP-forming succinate--CoA ligase subunit beta encodes MNIHEYQGKEILASYGVRVQRGIVANNPVEAVAAAKQLTAETGTSWYVVKAQIHAGGRGKGGGVKLAKNLEQVTELSEQIIGMQLVTPQTPPEGKTVHKVLIAEDVYYPGESETSEFYVSVLLNRATGRNMIMYSTEGGMDIEEVAEHTPHLIFTEEIDPAYGLQGFQARKIAFNLGLSGEAFKEMVKFIDALYKAYIGSDSSMFEINPVLKTSDNKILAVDAKVNIDDNALFRQAKYAEMRDVREENPIEVEAKEVGLNYVDLDGTVGCMVNGAGLAMATMDLIKYAGFEPANFLDVGGTADAKRVETAFRIILKDPNVKAILINIFGGIVRCDRVAQGVVDAYKNMGDAIKVPIIVRLQGTNAEIAKELIDNSGMPILSAVQFQEAADQVKAALS; translated from the coding sequence ATGAACATACACGAATATCAGGGTAAAGAAATCCTAGCTAGTTATGGAGTACGTGTTCAACGTGGTATTGTTGCTAACAATCCAGTTGAGGCGGTAGCTGCAGCAAAACAATTAACTGCAGAAACAGGTACAAGTTGGTACGTTGTAAAAGCACAAATCCATGCTGGTGGTAGAGGAAAAGGTGGGGGAGTTAAGTTAGCTAAAAACTTAGAACAAGTTACGGAGCTTTCTGAACAAATTATAGGAATGCAATTAGTTACACCACAAACTCCACCAGAAGGAAAAACAGTACACAAAGTATTAATTGCTGAAGATGTATATTATCCTGGTGAAAGTGAAACATCTGAATTTTATGTTTCAGTTTTATTAAACAGAGCTACTGGACGTAACATGATTATGTATTCTACTGAAGGTGGAATGGATATCGAAGAAGTGGCTGAACATACTCCACATTTAATTTTTACAGAAGAAATTGATCCAGCTTACGGATTACAAGGTTTCCAAGCTAGAAAAATTGCTTTCAATTTAGGTTTATCTGGTGAGGCTTTCAAAGAAATGGTGAAATTTATCGATGCTTTATACAAAGCGTATATCGGTTCAGATTCTTCAATGTTTGAAATCAACCCGGTTTTAAAAACATCTGATAACAAAATCTTAGCAGTTGATGCTAAAGTAAATATTGACGATAACGCTTTATTCAGACAAGCAAAATATGCTGAAATGAGAGACGTTAGAGAAGAAAATCCAATTGAAGTTGAAGCTAAAGAAGTAGGATTAAACTACGTAGATTTAGATGGAACTGTAGGTTGTATGGTAAACGGAGCTGGTTTAGCAATGGCTACAATGGATTTAATTAAATATGCAGGTTTTGAGCCAGCTAACTTCTTAGACGTAGGTGGAACTGCTGATGCGAAACGTGTTGAAACCGCTTTCCGTATCATCTTAAAAGATCCAAACGTAAAAGCTATTTTAATTAACATTTTTGGTGGAATCGTTCGTTGTGACCGTGTTGCTCAAGGTGTTGTAGATGCATACAAAAACATGGGGGATGCTATTAAAGTGCCAATCATCGTTCGTTTACAAGGAACTAACGCAGAAATTGCTAAAGAATTAATTGATAATTCAGGTATGCCAATTTTATCTGCAGTTCAATTCCAAGAAGCTGCTGACCAAGTTAAAGCTGCTTTATCTTAA